actccacctgaaatctgcaccatctcagattcgtgtggtgatgcctttgaaaacGGCTGCAATGTAGGATGATGCCATTGAATCCGCCTAACAGCTGCAACGCTGCGATTACTGCTGTAAAAGCAGTAGCGCTATTTTTCTAGCGGTCACCTTGTGACAATATTGGTTCTATTCGTTtagttttggttttgttttgttgcttaaatttgtaATAATCGTGATTTCgttgaatttaaaataaaccTAAAAAATAAGGATGATAATAGAGTCGATTTATCGCTTCGGGATCCGCAAATGtgtttgacttcaattcaaaatcgtagaGCCTTTATTGTTATGTGGTCTATACAAAGAACTTCAAGAGACCTTAATCTAATGTTGGTTTCCTCAGAAACTAAAactattcaattaaaaaaactgttgttcTCAGGTAAAAGTCAGTCATTGTGCTCGAATCAAGGAAAGTCTTTTTATTCCCGTCAGAAGTCGGGGCAAATTCCTAACATCTCTTCAGTGAAATGAGCAGAGCAGTGGTTTCTCGTTTATTTATTGCACCATGACCCGAAAAATAATAGGAATTAATGATTGAAAATCACAGTTATTCGACTAGTTCTGGGTAAGATTAACAATGGCACGAAGGACTGGCAAAATGcgacaaagttttttttttttacaaaacctTACACAACCTTTAAAAAACACCAAAGTGAACGTCCCattgagaaaaaggaaatagtgAAAACATTAAGTGAAGCAAACCCGAAAAATTGATGCTTTAAGTAAAAATACAAAGCAAACCTTTTTGCAAAcccgaagaaaataaaagcataGCGAAAGCTTCAAGGCAACAATTAACCTCTGAggcgaaagaaagaaaaaagaagggggAACGATCCGAGTCAGCTCACTAAGGGGACGTAATCCCGCACGGGTCCTACTGAACAAACGAGTAAGCCagtaaaaaattgcaaaatttagATATGTGAGACGagtgattttttctctcaacaCTCTCTTTAACTCTTGTGAAGAATTAGAATTTCATCACCGTCCTCATTGATGTTGTCTGGTTTCTCCCCTGCTGCTGGCACGAAGCCCTAGAAACAGCATGCTGTTAGCGGAGAAACCAGATTTAGCTGAGAACATCGATGGACATGCGTGTCGTACACAGTCGGCTCCACGTGCGTTCAACAGGTgtgacgcgacgcgtccggAACGCAAGTGGCATGAGCAGGCACTGGTCCTCACTGATGAAAGGTCAATGGCGGAATTTTGCTGatatatattgttatattatattatatttattttgttatatattttGCTGATAACTGAGATACTCCTCCGAAAGCCAATGTTCGTTGATGTCGGCGTGCGGCGAACGCGTCGCGGTGGCTCGGTTGAAAAAGAATGGCGACGACTGTGTGCAGACACGCATATCCATCGAAAATTTCGGTTAACTGGATAAACACACATCACTTACCCTGAGTCTTACAGTAAGCACGATTGGGCTTTGGTGGACTCCTAAAGTGAGCATGAATGTTTGTTGATAATATTCCAGCTGAGGTTCTTTGATTAACTGATTCAGCGGCATGGTTAGGGTTCCGAGCACACGACGTGTTCCATCATCTATTGCCTTAACCGTGAAGATAGGGATAAGTAAATCAATGAAACCTCAAGACTATCACAACTCAAGAAATATGTAAGGTTACCTCAAATTTTAGCTCTTGTCCTTCTGGATGTCTCacaaagaatagaaatttggACTGATAAAGTGGATTGACGGTTTTTACCTAAAAATAATCGAGGGAACTTGCTTATTTCACAACGGAGACTGAACTGATTACCGATTTTTACCAAAGGGTATATGAAGATGAAATGTCTAAACGCCTCAAAAATAAATctcaaatgtttcaaaaataaaataaaaataaatctgttTCGAAGTGACAACGAACTTACCTTAACTGGTGTTCTTTGCGCATTTTTCCCCAACGTGACTTCAACGAACGGCGACGGCTCGAGTTTCGATTTAGGGTACTGCAAGATGAGAATATGAATTCAATTTCCACCTGTGTTGTTCCGTATTGAGAGGCATTCAAAATACCATTTGATCAAAATTTACCCCATCTGATCTATCCATTCGAAAAATTACCCTATATTTTATGCGCAGAATAGACCTCacgacaaaattttgaaaatacatctattaaatgaaatgatttCTATTTCATGAAGGATAGCAGGACGTCAGATGTCGGGCGCCGTATTAGTGTTCTTCctacttttaatttcaaaaaataatttacatAATAATCATCTGCATTATGGAAGCTAgactttattcaaaaaaaaatcctaggagACAGTCTAATGATCGATTTATCATCGGAGGCATTATTTTTCCACAGTCCTATTTTAGAGTAATTTACGTATTTTAAAAACCCATtgaatggaataaaaaattgttgcTAATCTTACTACGGACATTACTTTTTTAACGatatttttctgtctttcttGGACGACCCATAAAAATCCTAATTTTAAatatcaaaaatgtttttggttAACAATATTATCATAACAAACAGTTAAATTGGACAAAATAATAATCAggtaaatttttttaacagtAAACTAACAGGAAGGTCAGAAATGGAATCCACGAAGACCATTAGAAGCGCTGGATGGATTGGCTTATCAGCTTGAAGCCATTCGCTTTCccattgttgtttttccaaatttcgaCGATCTTTCGATAGATTCATCCAGGTAGCTTTTAGATGAAGATCACCGTGTTTACATCCTTCTAGCGGGAACCACTAAAAAAGCAATCAATTTCAGCTCTTCATTGAAAATCAGGTAATATTTGATGTGGTATGAGATTGGTGTGAATTTATCCAAAATTTACTAATTGTTCTCCTTTTCAGGGCATAACCTCCTGTTCAcagagtaaaagaaaaatcaaaatcacaaaaaaagcggtttatgttttttttttttcttctttttcttagacATTCTTAGAATTCTTAGACAAAAATCCCGCAGTATAATACAGTTTGAGAGAGGCCCAATCACATATGTATCGATTATCTCTATTAAATTAAGATATACTATAAAAGGAGTCCAGAGGAACTCACATTGTCCACGCTTCCTTTAGCCTGAATGTCTTTCAGATCGATGCTTAACCTCCCGAGTTCCTCATCCTGACCTTGATCCTCATCAAATAGTTCTATACGTAGTTTTTGACCATGAGCCTTAAAATATCGAAAATATGCTGAGAATAAACAATTACACCTTCTAATTTCAATTACAGCGATGATTAGATCTCGAGCTTATCCGAATCAAATTAAAGCAGGACTTAAACATCCATTGAGTATATTGAACAAAATTCAgtacgaacaaaaaaagtgaaaaagaatagGAATAAAGTGGAATTTACCTGATCTACAACGGCTTCAAAATACTCATTCCATACTGGATTCAAATCGTTGTCAATCGTACGAGTTTTCAGGAATTGTGAACCAACTGCAATATGAGTGAAAGTGACGaaattagaaatgaaattgaaatgaaaataaaaatgttctgGTATCTAAGTGAAATTAAACTAAGAAAATTCCCGCGATAAACATGCAAAGGCTTCCGGACACACCTTGAATTTCACAGTATGGATCACTCTTTCCTTTCCGTATGAATGAAATATCACGATTCTCCAGATTTTTCGCCTCGATGATTTTTAGGCGAATTACACCCTGGAAAGTGTTTAAGTGAGTGgaataagtagaaaataacATCTATAGAAACCTACATCTGGTTCTGGGAAGAACAATTTGGTGACATCCACGTTCGGCGCTAAAGGAACGACGATCTCGTTCGGTAGTACGCAGAGAGCGGCCACCTGTGTAACGAATCCTAGTTAGATACAGAGAAATGGTCGaataggtgattttttttgcgtattttGAGTACgtgttgcaaaaatttttcaaaaattgttctcaTTAATTCTCTTTCCCAGATAATCTACGCTTATTTACGTaatatctaattttttccattttgtcttataaatcagaaaaaatgtacCACAAACCACTGGTGGAAATTTCAGAACAGTAAAAGTTTCCTAGTAAGAAGCACTTCACAAAACATCTCAAAACATCACATCTTCTagagaaataatataaaaaataaagtaaatagaaataataaaggaagtataaattttaaaatattttgaaattataaatggataaaataaaaataaaatgaaataaataaataaacaaaataagtaaagtaaatagaaataataaaggaactataaattttaaaatatttagaaaatatgTAATTACATCTTAAAAACCAAGCAAATTAATATTTAAGTCCAAGAATCCTACTAACCTGACTATTAACCACACTTCTAATAGCATTCATTAAACCCGGCAGCTCGACCATCTCTCCCATTCCCGTCAGATTGAAgtcaattttctgcaaaacaaaggcattcatttgaaaaaaaaaccagcgatGGGGCATTTTCGTTCGGGAAATCGTACCGGCATTTCTAGAAACGATCCAGAAACACCACCAACCATCGGTGGATACGGTAGTAAAGGCTTCAGTACAGCACGTAGTTTTCCCGAAAACTGGAAATCGTTTCGTGTAAATTGGTAATTgtagaaatattcaaaaaaatataagttCTTAAGTacctaaaattaaattaataaattattaaataatattattataaataatataataatataggtACCTGTAAATTATTCATTCCACCAGTGAATCCACAACAGGACACGatgaaatccgcatcaccaGCGTAAGCTACATCCATATCAACTATGATACGATCTCGACCAACATTTGTGGTGTAGACCTAAATGTTgttaatttttgaagagaaaaccattgacagaaaaattgaaatacaCGGtatgaagaaagagaaagagaggaatAACAGCAGTTCACCTTTATTCCTCCTACACGGCACGGAATATCGCCCATGTCCATTTTTGTAAACTTGAAGTTTTTGAACATTGACGGCATTTGAGCCTGGAATTAGTGGGAACAattaaatttctagaatttacttaattattgtttattctaattatctaataattttttttagaagttattACCTTGATGTTGacctcatttattttattaaacaCTTCATCCTGATGCTGTGATGTTCCTGATTCTACCTTCTATCTCTGCAGTAACAGTCATTTTGGCCCGTTATGTTtccattttagaaaaagaatggaGTGACAGGAGAACGAAAAGAGAGACGATACAAAGGAGCAGCGAAagagaaataatggaaattatttgaaaaattaattcccAAAATAGAAAGCTATTAAGTAGAAGACAGATATGGGTCAAAAATAGCTATGATTTGGAAGAAGATAATAATGTACGTTTCCCTTTTTTGGCtccaaatattttccaaaagatttattttttcgtaataTCGCACAGTTGTGGTTGCGATAAAACCATAAATTACTagcttcctttaaaaaaattgaattgaaaaaattccctTCTTAAAAATGAGACAACAGCTTAAAAGcatgaagaaatttctttataaGAATGGAACTACGAAAGGGCCACCAGCTGACAGAAAGTGCAACAAACTATTTATCCAGCTTATAATCTCAAATAAATGGATTCGATACGTCCATAAGGTGGATATATGTGAAAAGTACgcaatatattattttaaaaaaataccttGACTTGAGGAATAACGAAATCTGTCATGAAAACCTTTGCATATTCGCCAATGTATGGCCAGAGTTGATGTATCACCTTTAAAAATAGATCATTAGTTTCTTTATGATgcttaacaaaacaaaaaaaaagcaaaaaaaacttaaagcaaacaaaaaaaaaccttattcATCCATTCCACTCTTTCCGTATCCGGAAACTGTACCCATGCAGGGAGATCTTGAAGTTGAGCCATAACCACATCACGTTCTCTGATCGCTGTGGCACGTAATCCAAGTAACCTTAACGACATTAAGGTTACTGTAATCCTGGAGGTACTGCTAAAAGAGAGCACCCACTTCTTCTCCCTCTTTTTCCAAAGATAACTTTTAGTTACACTGAGAGCAATTATGATAATAATCCATAGATAGGAGTAGCCAAGAGATCCCAGAAGGAATGCCAGGGTGGAAACGATTGCACTTCCGACCACGGGGACCACATACGACGGCCAACCCATGTCGTCCTCtataagaatgaaaattaaaatttgaaacttgaagaaaattaatgatcaaggagaaaaaatacaggaaAGCTGTTCTAGAAGAGTAAAAAGAGAGACGGAatagagaaaaggaagagaggGTTCGTAGAGACATCTACAGATCcagagaacaaataaaaatcattttttcgaGGGAAAAATGTAAACATGGCTCTCTTCCGGAGGGGAAACGAGAAATTTGGCGCAAAACGAGTCTATTCTATGTAGCTCATAGACCAGGTACAACAAAGCGTGTGCACAGGGCAAATAAAGCGAATCTGTTGTGAATGGCCGTAGAAGCGCCAGTTCATAGTTCAATATTGAAATACAGGAAAGAAACACCACTTTCAggagcagttttttctttctgtcctCTCTGGATctgcttcaaagaaaaagataattaatggaaataaaatttacgCGGAATTTCAGAGAATGCACAGTGCAAACGGCTGTCATCTTAAGTGCAGAACTTAAGATTTCTACACAAAACAAGttcccgaagaaaaaaaaattccttagaagttgctcaaaattttccttagAAACTTagtctttgtaaaaaaaaacgtaaacgTAAACGTAAACGTGTAAACGCTGCATACTCAAAATCACATCACACATAACTCATTGGTAAAGTACATACAGTGTAGAAGTTTTGATTtgtagtattattattttcttattattgttattgttgttactTGTGTTGTTTGAACGAGAAAGATTTCTACAGAAACTaagtttccgaaaaaaaattgctcaaaaTTTTCCTAAGTCAAATAGTTACCAAATGGCCAAAATCCAGAATTGAAGGGTTtgatgttctttttctcatagtcatttgcaattttcatttttttttttacaaatgacTTCGGAGGACTAAATGTAGCCTTAGGATTCGCAACATTCAGTAACTTGACTCCGAACAATGGGAATAATTGGAACGGATTCGTAGTGCATTAAAAGGCTCGGAGCTTTGCAGTACCGCTAGACATAAAACTGAAGATACGGAGTAGATGGAAGCGAGGAAAATCACTGAACTTGACATAGGGTTCATGAGTACAAAAATATATGTACAAATATaagaatacaaatataaaatataaaaaaatggactaaataaatataaataaactacATAGACGTATTGTTCACTCCGAATGCGCTTCAAAGAAGTAAGCGATAGGCGCCTTCAATTCGGGGACGGCATAGGAAGGAGAAAATGCGTGCTAATCAGATAGAGATAGAGGCGGAGAAAGAGACAGAGAGAGTGCGTCGCGGCAAACAGCGTCGCGTTCACCTGGTTGAACATACTCGGTGTGAAGTATGACCGTAAAAAAATATCGACTTCTAGCAAAATTATATCGAGTGTCTATttctgcggttttttttttgtatgggATTTATTTCAGATAAATCCAGTGAGGGAAGCAGATGTGAAGTAAGAGCTAAGCTGACTCTTCTTGGATTTAATGAGATTTGGGGCTGCGGGAGGTAAGCAAGCAATTTCTCAATTCTGACATGTGCAAAAGTGAACGAATACATCAAACAACCAGACAACGCTGGAAAAACTGCACTCAAAGCACTCCGCGAAAGATCTTTTTTAATGTGTTACTAGTCATACTGAGAAGTTATTGCAAGAATTCAGTCAGTTCCCattaagcaaaaaataatggaacaGTCATTGGATTGTATATCTAAGTTGCACTCGTGTAAACCTCTAAATTTCTTCtcccaaagaaaatttttcgaccTAAATATCcccaaaaaaattccataaaaattgcaaatgacGAGTCGATTCGAAGCATTATTGAACCAATtcggattttaaaaaaaaattaatacacATCGAATTGACACAAAGACGGAGACTCCATTACAGACACAAGGTTAATTGAATCCAGAGATGCAAGGATCATCCCTCACCCAAAAACATTCCGGGGGACTCTTTGTGTTTAACAAAAGAACACGAATGAGTTCGTCAACAACTGGTGTTCTGGTGCTCCCGGTGTTCCATATTCGCTGGATAAATTTAGTTACTTTTTACTTACGTgcatatttcattatttgtttttatgagatataatataatgatgaTATTATAATGGTAATATGATCTATATCTATTCATGTTAGTCATTcaacttcatttcattttcatttctcatttataAATGTttaagcaagtttttttttcaaactattcaAGCTGTTACTGCACTTCGAACAGCTACCGTATCACGGCAAAAACAGAGAGAGTAAAACAGAgcaaatttcgaaagaaaaatccactttgATCTATCGAGAAATCCGACCTACATCCTCTAGGAAAGTTCCTAGGAAAGTTTCGTATATGTTACGCGTGGATTAATCGTAAACATCAATAAATGTGAACATAGAGATATATAGATATAATACGGAAGACTAACGTAATATTGAATGGGCTAACAATCCGTAGGTTGTTAAAGAAGTAACATTGAGGaccaaaaaagtggaataactGTTGAATTCTTCGAAAGAGATTTAGAGTTAAAAACGTTTAGAACTTTGGTGAACGgaacaaaataagaatataaaCAAGTAAAGTCGTCAACCAAACAAATGTGCTTTTAAAAAGCTGTAAAATTAATTAGGTGCTAGTGAGAACAAATTTCGTAAAAGAGCTACTTCGTAGACACCACCTTAAATAATAAAGCAAAGTGTAGCAATCGAAGCGGGACGGGATTAAAGTTTTGAGGATGGATTTTAAAAGAATGACTTAAGAATAACTAGTTTCATTTTGATTGACATGActgaaaataaacgaaaagaaagaaactggtAAATTCACGATAAAAATACATGGGAAAAAATTCATGACTAAAAGCATCTTACTACAAAATTGAAGATATCGGATCTCTCCAAGAAGAGATAGAGACAAGCTGTGGCTTACCATATGGGCGTAATCATACTCAGTGCAGTCTTGTAATACAGAAATGCCGTGCGAAACATGCTAGTGTGATCCCGTCTCCCCGACGATGCAACTTACTACGCGATAGAACGCGGGCATCCCCGTCCTCGTCTAATGCCCACAATTCGGCTAAAATAAACCAAATAAGCAGGAACTGCTCACTCTGTACCGTAACGAGGATGTGTTAGGAATTGGCCTCGTCCTattacccgtaataagttgtatcgtagTGAGAAGATAGGATCGTTGGAAGTTGTTTGACCTTTGATCCGTGAGCCTTTTTTCGAATTAGCAGAGGAGGTTGAGAGTGGTTACGCTCATATGAGTGAACTACATCCTTATCTCTACTATGTTGAGGAGAGATTCGTTGCTATCTTCtctaaacttaaaaaaaagcacactGAAATAAAAACGACTGGAAAATTGTTATGAACTATTGAATAGAGATTTTCTCGGCCTATCGCTctatagaaaattttaaatttctaaactTCACTGACTCATTTCTTCAGATCACAAAAATAATGTATCAAGAAGACAAAAACAGAGCATTTTCGACATCTCCTGCCTTTAATGTTTAATCGAGACGTTGAAACCGTCGAAGAGCCTCGTGAAATTGGTGCTGTGATAACGTATGAGCCAggaaaagtccaaaaaaacgaaaaaaaaaacactggaaggaaaattccagaaaaaaaaaagacaaagaataTGATGAAAAACAATTTGTGATGTGTTGAAAAAAACTCTAACGAGTGATAGGTGGAAAATGATAGGAACGATAGGAGGGACGATGGAACTAGGAAGAAAGTATTATTGATTAGTTCATAGCAGTTTCTTttggatcagaaaaaaaggtggtTAATTCATAGCAGTTTCTTttggatcagaaaaaaaggtgggaagaaatgaattcttTTTGCCACGAAAGTTGGTCAACCAGAGTGTGTGATCGATCTCCGAGATCAAGAACTCCTATTTCTGAAGCACAAAGAAACGGGCAGCGCTATTTTCAAGAATTGTTCCTTCTCCATACAACACACCAAACATCAGCTTCAACAGCCATGTGGTCTCgattgaatggaaaaaaataataataaaataataataataaccgGAAAAGTGGGGTTCTGTATCCTTGACACCCCATTTTAACGatctgaaatagaaaaaaaagcataaaattaAGGAATTTTAACGCTGCCTCCTTGTAGAGCGAAAAATTCCCTTTCAAATGGTATCCAACATTttcctaatgttttttttttatttccaagcGCATCTctgaaatttgatttaaaaaaaagaagggccACTAATTATTTCTCAGCTCAATATGTAGTCGTCGAGAGATCCAAGTCAAATCCGCGATAGATATAtatcaagtttttttaaaattctttaaaccagtcttaatttgttttcctattaaaaaatagaaaaacgaagaatacATAAACTAAAATGAGTTAATTGAGACAGgaaagatgttttttcttcactacaaGCGCTTTTCGATATATTTCTTCCAGCTGAAATGTTGAAAACTCATTTTTATACATCTAACCAACTCATCCATATTTCACTCAAAATAAACAGTTGACTACCGCTCAAACCGCTCAGGtatattttaaagaaagaatttttacTTAGTGCCCGTTGCACTATTACAACAAACGTTCCAATGAAAAACATGTTTTCCACAccagatgttctcaagtttcaaaagctagaaaaaaaaagaagtaggaaGGCAGCACAGCACGAGTTTCGCAAAGTGAGCAACTCAGCCTCGAGGATTCGAATTCCAATGAACTGCTaatgagacacacacacacacacacttccGCTGCACACTTCAGCTTGAAACACGCGTCCTCAACGAATTTACTCAATTTTCACAGCAACGATGCACTTCTTCGATGACATTGAAATGTGTGAATGCTTAATTGTATTCAGGAAAAGGCAAACACTCAAGTACCcagcaaaaatatgaaactCCACCAGGAAAAATCCTGCTCTCCGATgctaatttttaaattgttcaCGAACCTAAAATTAATTTAGAACTTTTCTACAaaggttttatttttgaaaaaagtactaTATccatttctagaatttttaatGTCGATCATTTTAGCTCTATGAGAGTTCTCATCACCTTTCCAGTGAACATGTTACAGTATTACTACAAAATGGGGTTTCAGCATATGAACTAGCTCTTTCCTGTTGGAGGAAATCTATtaattctttgattttctcagTTATATGAGAAGGAAgccatcaaaaattttgaaaaaaaaagaaaagtatcgaaaaataaaacaagtacGAACGAGATTTGACtataatagataaaaataacaCATTAATTTTCCACCATTGACTATTTCCCCAGTctctaacagaaaaaaacagctgtaAACACTTCATTACCTAgtaagtttatttttgaaagttatttTCTGAGTACTATGCatcaaaaatccttttttatgATCGTTATTGATTTTCCAATTGTgcagtttcatttcattaattttaccGATTTTTGTAGAAAGTAATCGTGCTAGGTAAACGGATCCCATTGGTGCTCGTGAGACCTCGTGAGACCTCGTGAGTCCcagattttttcgatttttgatgttttacgTGTTCCCAAACCATTTCACGAATATTACTTACTAGTGTAAAAAAACTTATCATCAAAACATTCCTTGGACAGTGCCTTCAGGATCATTTGAAGATTTTCCCCGATTTTTAGACATTTAGTGGATTGTTACTTACCCCAGCCGTCAAACTAATGCAATATTTCAAAGCTGTTatattttgctcatttttaaATCCCAAAATAAAAGCCTCACAAGATTTGTCCACATTTTTGTCGAATATTTGAAGTCAAACAATAGAATGCGATGATTTTACAGATCAGTATGTAACGataattaaaatgtttttaaaatggtcaagaaaatttcgagaaattcataaaataaaagtaaacaataaGTCAAAAGTTGTTCCATTAGTCATAGTTTAAAGATTCATAGTCATACCATGTTATTGTTTGAGAAATGCTAACATTTCGTCACGTTTGATTCATAAAACTCAAAATTCGTCAAAAGATGGTCGAATCTTTCGCCCATTTCCCTCCTACACAAAGAAAACCACACTGGCCAGACTTATGGCAAACAGAAGAAGGTGACGGAGGAGATAGTATGGAAgagtgcgatagggaggacccggaccctcctcaagtgaagggaGCCTGGGGCTCTtcgggtgcagctcaagtgatgggGATCCCGTCGCCAATCGTCCAGAAGTGATGGGGGTCCCTTCGAAAGCCGTCCAAAAGAGGAGGGGGCCCCTTACCGTCCAGTGGTGAACGGGATCGGAGcatcggctccgactatcgcatttaCACGTAATATCAACTAACAATGCACTCATGCGGTAGAAAAGGCAATTCTCAAGAATTTGTGTGACCGAAGATAACAGgaaatataaa
This window of the Necator americanus strain Aroian chromosome III, whole genome shotgun sequence genome carries:
- a CDS encoding hypothetical protein (NECATOR_CHRIII.G9979.T2), translating into MSSKLSNFQCPGYQWSERWHTSKLPMATVEGKKKTTSEDDMGWPSYVVPVVGSAIVSTLAFLLGSLGYSYLWIIIIIALSVTKSYLWKKREKKLLGLRATAIRERDVVMAQLQDLPAWVQFPDTERVEWMNKVIHQLWPYIGEYAKVFMTDFVIPQVKAQMPSMFKNFKFTKMDMGDIPCRVGGIKVYTTNVGRDRIIVDMDVAYAGDADFIVSCCGFTGGMNNLQFSGKLRAVLKPLLPYPPMVGGVSGSFLEMPKIDFNLTGMGEMVELPGLMNAIRSVVNSQVAALCVLPNEIVVPLAPNVDVTKLFFPEPDGVIRLKIIEAKNLENRDISFIRKGKSDPYCEIQVGSQFLKTRTIDNDLNPVWNEYFEAVVDQAHGQKLRIELFDEDQGQDEELGRLSIDLKDIQAKGSVDNWFPLEGCKHGDLHLKATWMNLSKDRRNLEKQQWESEWLQADKPIHPALLMVFVDSISDLPYPKSKLEPSPFVEVTLGKNAQRTPVKVKTVNPLYQSKFLFFVRHPEGQELKFEAIDDGTRRVLGTLTMPLNQLIKEPQLEYYQQTFMLTLGVHQSPIVLTVRLRGFVPAAGEKPDNINEDGDEILILHKS
- a CDS encoding hypothetical protein (NECATOR_CHRIII.G9979.T4); the encoded protein is MSSKLSNFQCPGYQWSERWHTSKLPMATVEGKKKTTSEDDMGWPSYVVPVVGSAIVSTLAFLLGSLGYSYLWIIIIIALSVTKSYLWKKREKKLLGLRATAIRERDVVMAQLQDLPAWVQFPDTERVEWMNKVIHQLWPYIGEYAKVFMTDFVIPQVKAQMPSMFKNFKFTKMDMGDIPCRVGGIKVYTTNVGRDRIIVDMDVAYAGDADFIVSCCGFTGGMNNLQFSGKLRAVLKPLLPYPPMVGGVSGSFLEMPKIDFNLTGMGEMVELPGLMNAIRSVVNSQVAALCVLPNEIVVPLAPNVDVTKLFFPEPDGVIRLKIIEAKNLENRDISFIRKGKSDPYCEIQVGSQFLKTRTIDNDLNPVWNEYFEAVVDQAHGQKLRIELFDEDQGQDEELGRLSIDLKDIQAKGSVDNWFPLEGCKHGDLHLKATWMNLSKDRRNLEKQQWESEWLQADKPIHPALLMVFVDSISDLPYPKSKLEPSPFVEVTLGKNAQRTPVKVKTVNPLYQSKFLFFVRHPEGQELKFEAIDDGTRRVLGTLTMPLNQLIKEPQLEYYQQTFMLTLGVHQSPIVLTVRLRGFVPAAGEKPDNINEDGDEILILHKIGSKRHETRPSSVSGCARNGAAEAAVGLVMGPARTAAMSAALTKGERKAGGNSVLDNDTLMEYANAVHIERAPRTDGTPKKREMNGGDSVAVEPAKTVNPSPGLLDPETKLNAEEITMLRSESATSINTSSGRSSRLGRVFQTKHEKSSKTRGNQPRGELEMSIRYADATRKLVIQVLRAKQLLPWDKAGDCDPYATVKLISIENSKDVQKRKTAVVKGSTNPSFDNHFEFDVNPSDLHNYRLQICVKDDTNYGAFSAKPILGQIDIRLSTLNNWTLPQQWVRLEAERI
- a CDS encoding hypothetical protein (NECATOR_CHRIII.G9979.T3) encodes the protein MSSKLSNFQCPGYQWSERWHTSKLPMATVEGKKKTTSEDDMGWPSYVVPVVGSAIVSTLAFLLGSLGYSYLWIIIIIALSVTKSYLWKKREKKLLGLRATAIRERDVVMAQLQDLPAWVQFPDTERVEWMNKVIHQLWPYIGEYAKVFMTDFVIPQVKAQMPSMFKNFKFTKMDMGDIPCRVGGIKVYTTNVGRDRIIVDMDVAYAGDADFIVSCCGFTGGMNNLQFSGKLRAVLKPLLPYPPMVGGVSGSFLEMPKIDFNLTGMGEMVELPGLMNAIRSVVNSQVAALCVLPNEIVVPLAPNVDVTKLFFPEPDGVIRLKIIEAKNLENRDISFIRKGKSDPYCEIQVGSQFLKTRTIDNDLNPVWNEYFEAVVDQAHGQKLRIELFDEDQGQDEELGRLSIDLKDIQAKGSVDNWFPLEGCKHGDLHLKATWMNLSKDRRNLEKQQWESEWLQADKPIHPALLMVFVDSISDLPYPKSKLEPSPFVEVTLGKNAQRTPVKVKTVNPLYQSKFLFFVRHPEGQELKFEAIDDGTRRVLGTLTMPLNQLIKEPQLEYYQQTFMLTLGVHQSPIVLTVRLRALTKGERKAGGNSVLDNDTLMEYANAVHIERAPRTDGTPKKREMNGGDSVAVEPAKTVNPSPGLLDPETKLNAEEITMLRSESATSINTSSGRSSRLGRVFQTKHEKSSKTRGNQPRGELEMSIRYADATRKLVIQVLRAKQLLPWDKAGDCDPYATVKLISIENSKDVQKRKTAVVKGSTNPSFDNHFEFDVNPSDLHNYRLQICVKDDTNYGAFSAKPILGQIDIRLSTLNNWTLPQQWVRLEAERI